From the genome of Sediminibacter sp. Hel_I_10:
ATTCGTAACGGTCGTTCATTTTAGTAGGAGCTACTGCTAAGTGCAGTTGGTACGGATGTTTAGGCTGTAATGCTGCGGAAATGATCTTGGCCTCACAATGGTTTATGGTTGCCATTGTAATTTCCGCGGAAAATAGCCAGCCTTTACCATTTGTAATTTGTAGTAGATCTCCAGTAGATCTTCTTAAGACTTTGACAATATGCCTGCTTTCGTCTTTTGAAAAGACAAACGAGGTATCCGTTTCTGAAAGATCAGCATTATAGAATAATTGCATTACAGTCGGGGTTCAGTCACTTTAAGCACTTTTACTTCCTCTATGAGCTTTCTGTCTTGGGTTAATACCACCACATAATAGGCCTCTTGCTCAGGAATATCTACAGTAAAAATATCATTGGTGTGATAGTCTCCAGAAAAAAGTTGCGTTTCAATGTCTATTGGTAAGTCGCCCTGAGTTACCCAACCGAGATCACCTCCTTTTTTAGCGGTTTGATCCATAGAATACATACGTGCCAAATCTGAAAACTTAAATCCTTTGTTATATTTAGAAATGATGTTGTTTCTGGTGGCGTTGATCTGATTCAGGTCTGTCTCATTTCCGTCTAGGTAAATGCAACTTGCTTTATAGTAAGGCGTGCTGGTCTTATCGATGACCTTGTAATAGGTGCGTTGCGGACTGTTTTTATCAAACTTTTTACCGCCAACACTCATACTAAAAAGCTCCTTGGCTAAACGCGTATGGTGTTTTTCTTTATTAAATGTAATGACTTTGCCTTTGGCAGATTTATTCTTTTCAAGAAACTGTTGGGCGTCTGTTTCTGTTTGAATAGAATCTAATGATTTTTCAAAGAGGTCTGCTTGAGAAAAGGAATAAGATGCTGTAAGAGAACAAGCAGCAAATAGTAGGGTTTTAAACATGATGTAGGGTTTTTGGTTATTGTAATAACAAATTTAAAAGGATAGCTATAGTAAGTTGAAGCCATGTCTTTAAGTTTTTAAGAAATCACTGTTAATAACTTTGAAATTCAGTTTTTAAACTGCTTATAACAAGTTGATTAACTATTTCGCAGCGATAGCGCTAATCTCAACATTCACAAATTTCGGGAGATTGGCCACTTCAACCGTTTCTCTTGCGGGTGCCGTAAGTGCATTAAAATAAGTAGCATAAATGGCATTGATCTTACCAAAGTTGTTCATGTCACTTATAAAAATAGAGGTTTTTATTATATTTTCAAAAGTCATATCGGCAGCTTCAAGAACGGCTTTTAAATTGTCCATCACTTGTTTGGTTTCTGCTTCAATAGAGTCTAGCACGAGTTCTCCCGTTTCTACATTAATGGCGATCTGGCCAGAAGTAAATAACATATTGCCAGTTAACACAGCTTGATTATAAGGACCAATCGGTTCTGGTGCTTTTTTAGTGTTGATTATGCTTTTCATAAGTATCGTGATTTAAGTGATGATTCGATAGTGACGACGTTTAAAAACAATTTTTATTATAACTGTTGGTCTGGCTGTCTTCGTTTGTCGTATTTCAAGTCTTTTAACAGACTAGATTTAATCCCAATAAAGAAATTCCATTGTGCATATCGCCCAAAAGGAACATAGCTAAAATTCATTCTCCAACTTAACAGGTCGCGTTCAAAACGAAATTGGGTTTGTGTAAATCCTGCATTTACAAAATCATAACCAGAAGAGACGCCAACAGACCATCTAGGAGACAGTTCCACATCACCAGAAAACATCAAAGAAGTATTGGTAATTTGGTTTTGCCTTGCTGCATTGCTGTAGTTTGCCGCAAACATCAGGTTCAGGTTCCAAGGTATGGAATAGTTATAATACTCAGAAAGTTTGTCTTCTTTAGGATCTTCATCTTCGGTGTCTGAAAGCCGTTGATCTGCAAAATCCTGAGTTTTACCAAAGAGGTCATCATCTCGTCCACCACTCCTTAAAGATTCTTGCCTGCCATTATCGCTATCAGGTTCTTTTTTAAAAGATTCACTGGAAATAGCATAACTCATGTTAAGATTAGCCGAGGTTAGTCTAAACAAACTTCCGCCATTTTTAATGTTGAGTTGATCAATTCTTCGATTGTTGTTGTTAAGCGCATAGGGATCTAAGGTCGCCCCAAAATTAATGCTCATTTTGCTGTCAAAAATCTGTGTCCCACCAGACATACGAACCGGACTAAGGCGCAGTGAGTCTCCTGCAAAATTATAGGAGGTAGAAAAATTAAGATTATTTAAAAGAATCACTTTTTTAGGTTCTGTAGCAGTACTGTCTTTATCTCTTACTTTGGCTTCAAAATTATTGCCTAAGGAAAGTCCCATTGAGCTCGAATAGTTCTTGTTTGGCGTTCCAAAAAGCGCTCCTTCAAATCTTGTATAGTCTTCTCTTCTCAAATCTCCCGTTGTAGTACCATTGGCATCAATAACTTCAAAGGTGTCGTAGTATTCATCAAAAGCAGGATTAATGTTGTAGCTTATCGATGGGCGCATGACGTGTCTAATTTTTTGAATTTTAGGATCTTTGCCTTTCTTTTCAAAATCGAACATACCGTAAACCGTTGTACCAATGCTTGTACTCAGATTATAGGTAAAAAAACGATCAAAGCCATCAAGTTCTTCAGTTACCACATCACCTTCCTCATCACCAAACTTTCTAACCGTATTAAGAGTCCAATTTTCCTCTAAATTGCTACTGGCACTCATGCTGAAATACTTAAATACTTTGAAATTGGTGGTGATAGGCACAGAATGTACCGCTCCAACTTTTGCACCATCAAACATGCCTGGTTTAAAAAACAAGGAGTCAGTGGTTTGAATTCTGTTTTCTGCCCTAACGTTGTATTGTAAGTTGATGTTTTCAATAATGCCTTTTTTGGTTCCCACTTTTGGGGCAAAAGGAAAAATTCGACCGACACTACCTTGAAATGTAGGTAAGGTCATATTCACCACTTGAGTATTTGTGTTTTGACTGTGGGTTGCAGTAACGCTCATGTTTACTTGCGGTTCGCCTTGAAACGTTTTTGAATAGGAGACCGATGAGTTTAAGGAGTTGTTTTGGGTCTGCGCCAAATTCACTTGATTGATGGATTGTTGGAAATAACGGCTACTTCCCAAGTTTACCGATGCCGAAAATCGTGAACTCGGGCTGGCTTTTGCATCTTGACTATGTGACCATCTAATGTTATAGATAGTAGATTTTGAGAAATCAGGAAATCCCCGTTCACTATTGATTAAGTTTTCATATCGAATGCTCAAATTTCCTCTAAACTTGTAACGAAGTGCATAACTGTTTTCAAATCGTAACCCGTAACTACCGTTGGTGTAATAATCCCCCAGAACAGCCAGATCAAAGTAATCGCTTATCGCAAAATAATAACCACCGTTCTGAAGATTATAGCCTCTATCTGCGCTTCCTAAACTTTGTCCAGGGGTTGGGATGATCACTCCAGAGGTCTGTTTTTTTGACATTGGAAAATAGGCAAAGGGCAACCCAATAGGTGTTGGCACATCATATATAAATAAATTGGTCAATCCCGTGACCACTTTTTTTCCAGGAACCACCTTGGCTTTTCTCATCAGAAAATAGTATTCTGGGTCGTCTAAGTTTTCTGAAGTGGTATAACGACCGTTTTTAATAAAGAATACAGAATCATTCTCTTTTTTAGTGATTTCGGAGATAATGGTACCTCCGCTTTGTTCTGTTTTAGAGTTATAGATGAGTGCCTTTTTAGTTTCGGTGTTAAATATAATAGAGTCGGGTTCTATTTTATTGGCACCTTGAGTAAAAATAGGGGCTTGGGTATAAACACCAGCAGAATCTTTTAATCTTCCGGCATAAACGAGGTTTTTGGTATGATCTATCACAATAATTCCAGAGGTGATATTCATATCCCCATAATCTACTTCTGCTTTATTATAAAGTGTCGTTTGATTAAGTCTTTGATTAAGCGTGACGTAATCTTGAGCCTTGTAATTGACCGTGCCAGTGAGAAATTCTTTTTTCTTCGGAAGCGAGTCGTTTTTGATACTGTCGGCCAACTTAATGTTTAGTGGCGGTGTAACGATACTGTCTTGCGCTATTGGCATAGGCTCAATAGGATCAAATGCAGATACCGCTTTGATAGGTTCTTGAGATCTTGGCAGGTCCTGTGCGAAGCAAAACATGTTGATAAACATGGTAAAACTTAGGGCCAAAAGTATGTGAAAGCTCTTTGTCTGCAACGCTTTTAAATGTATTTTTGCTAAAGTATGGCTCGGTTTTT
Proteins encoded in this window:
- a CDS encoding Rid family detoxifying hydrolase, with product MKSIINTKKAPEPIGPYNQAVLTGNMLFTSGQIAINVETGELVLDSIEAETKQVMDNLKAVLEAADMTFENIIKTSIFISDMNNFGKINAIYATYFNALTAPARETVEVANLPKFVNVEISAIAAK
- a CDS encoding peptidylprolyl isomerase; amino-acid sequence: MFKTLLFAACSLTASYSFSQADLFEKSLDSIQTETDAQQFLEKNKSAKGKVITFNKEKHHTRLAKELFSMSVGGKKFDKNSPQRTYYKVIDKTSTPYYKASCIYLDGNETDLNQINATRNNIISKYNKGFKFSDLARMYSMDQTAKKGGDLGWVTQGDLPIDIETQLFSGDYHTNDIFTVDIPEQEAYYVVVLTQDRKLIEEVKVLKVTEPRL
- a CDS encoding putative LPS assembly protein LptD, with translation MAFQKPSHTLAKIHLKALQTKSFHILLALSFTMFINMFCFAQDLPRSQEPIKAVSAFDPIEPMPIAQDSIVTPPLNIKLADSIKNDSLPKKKEFLTGTVNYKAQDYVTLNQRLNQTTLYNKAEVDYGDMNITSGIIVIDHTKNLVYAGRLKDSAGVYTQAPIFTQGANKIEPDSIIFNTETKKALIYNSKTEQSGGTIISEITKKENDSVFFIKNGRYTTSENLDDPEYYFLMRKAKVVPGKKVVTGLTNLFIYDVPTPIGLPFAYFPMSKKQTSGVIIPTPGQSLGSADRGYNLQNGGYYFAISDYFDLAVLGDYYTNGSYGLRFENSYALRYKFRGNLSIRYENLINSERGFPDFSKSTIYNIRWSHSQDAKASPSSRFSASVNLGSSRYFQQSINQVNLAQTQNNSLNSSVSYSKTFQGEPQVNMSVTATHSQNTNTQVVNMTLPTFQGSVGRIFPFAPKVGTKKGIIENINLQYNVRAENRIQTTDSLFFKPGMFDGAKVGAVHSVPITTNFKVFKYFSMSASSNLEENWTLNTVRKFGDEEGDVVTEELDGFDRFFTYNLSTSIGTTVYGMFDFEKKGKDPKIQKIRHVMRPSISYNINPAFDEYYDTFEVIDANGTTTGDLRREDYTRFEGALFGTPNKNYSSSMGLSLGNNFEAKVRDKDSTATEPKKVILLNNLNFSTSYNFAGDSLRLSPVRMSGGTQIFDSKMSINFGATLDPYALNNNNRRIDQLNIKNGGSLFRLTSANLNMSYAISSESFKKEPDSDNGRQESLRSGGRDDDLFGKTQDFADQRLSDTEDEDPKEDKLSEYYNYSIPWNLNLMFAANYSNAARQNQITNTSLMFSGDVELSPRWSVGVSSGYDFVNAGFTQTQFRFERDLLSWRMNFSYVPFGRYAQWNFFIGIKSSLLKDLKYDKRRQPDQQL